In Arsenicicoccus dermatophilus, a genomic segment contains:
- a CDS encoding helix-turn-helix transcriptional regulator — protein MTAYLRSLGISSGAERLYRQILRGAPVGIPELADQLGWELAPLRRAVVPLLDLGLVTETDDGVLLTDDPRATIGRLLEGEFGEVRRRQGDLERTRNALAHFAADHDASRSGARRPTWEVVPADLMNGVVLESIRSSTGAIRSSAITADWSPDGIDQVLEQSRATTASGREMRSLYPMTALSSPSARIWMSRFAAVGEKQRLVRDPLSEFVVFGHDLVIATTEWASVQADYVKVRDPMLVQTFLNLFELAWAAGMTPPDESADDADDRRLLTLLAAGHKDEAIARHLGVSLRTVRRRVATLMDELGVSTRFQLGMAVARQPRQR, from the coding sequence ATGACGGCCTACCTGCGGTCGCTCGGCATCTCTTCCGGTGCGGAGCGGCTCTACCGACAGATCCTTCGGGGCGCCCCCGTCGGGATCCCGGAGCTTGCCGACCAGCTCGGGTGGGAGCTCGCCCCGCTGCGGCGCGCCGTGGTGCCGCTGCTCGACCTGGGTCTCGTCACCGAGACCGACGACGGGGTGCTCCTCACGGACGACCCCCGCGCCACCATCGGCCGGCTGCTCGAGGGGGAGTTCGGCGAGGTGCGCCGCCGCCAGGGTGACCTGGAGCGGACCCGCAACGCCCTCGCCCACTTCGCCGCCGACCACGACGCCTCCCGGAGCGGTGCCCGCCGCCCCACCTGGGAGGTGGTGCCCGCCGACCTGATGAACGGGGTGGTCCTGGAGTCGATCCGCTCCTCGACCGGCGCCATCCGCTCGTCGGCGATCACCGCCGACTGGAGCCCGGACGGCATCGATCAGGTGCTGGAGCAGTCGCGGGCCACGACCGCCTCGGGTCGGGAGATGCGCTCGCTCTATCCCATGACGGCGCTGTCCTCCCCGTCCGCGCGGATCTGGATGTCGCGGTTCGCCGCGGTGGGGGAGAAGCAGCGGCTGGTGCGGGACCCGCTGTCGGAGTTCGTGGTCTTCGGCCACGACCTGGTCATCGCCACCACGGAGTGGGCCAGCGTCCAGGCGGACTACGTCAAGGTGCGGGACCCGATGCTCGTGCAGACCTTCCTGAACCTGTTCGAGCTGGCCTGGGCGGCGGGGATGACGCCGCCCGACGAGTCCGCGGACGACGCCGACGATCGGCGGCTGCTCACGCTGCTGGCTGCGGGGCACAAGGACGAGGCCATCGCCCGGCACCTGGGGGTCTCGCTGCGGACGGTGCGGCGCCGCGTCGCCACGCTCATGGACGAGCTGGGCGTCTCCACCCGCTTCCAGCTGGGGATGGCGGTCGCGCGCCAGCCCCGACAGCGCTGA
- a CDS encoding adenylosuccinate synthase — MPGIVLVGAQWGDEGKGKATDLLGPEIDYVVKFNGGNNAGHTVVIDGEKYALHLLPSGILTPGVTPVIGNGVVVDLGVLMEELDGLEARGIDTSRLRVSANAHVIASYNTTMDKVGERFLGKRKIGTTGRGIGPTYADKMNRIGIRVQDLFDESILRQKVEAALVSKNQMLTKLYNRRAIEPEVVVQELLSYVERLRPMVADTSLEISQALDAGKVVLCEAGQATLLDVDHGTYPYVTSSNATSGGACTGAGIPPTRVDRVIAILKAFTTRVGEGPFPTELHDEVGDRLREIGHEFGTTTGRPRRIGWLDVVVGRYATRINGVTDVVITKLDNLDTFAEIPVCVAYEINGERVDEMPVSQSDFHHAKPIYETLPGWQEDITGCRSFEELPENARRYVEFVEQQVGARVSVIGVGPGRDEVIVRHDLLGRD, encoded by the coding sequence ATGCCAGGCATCGTGCTCGTCGGGGCCCAGTGGGGCGACGAGGGCAAGGGCAAGGCCACCGACCTGCTCGGCCCCGAGATCGACTACGTGGTCAAGTTCAACGGCGGCAACAACGCAGGTCACACCGTCGTCATCGACGGGGAGAAGTACGCCCTGCACCTGCTTCCGTCCGGGATCCTGACCCCCGGGGTCACCCCGGTGATCGGCAACGGCGTGGTCGTGGACCTGGGCGTGCTGATGGAGGAGCTCGACGGGCTCGAGGCCCGCGGGATCGACACCTCCCGGCTGCGGGTCTCCGCCAACGCGCACGTGATCGCGTCCTACAACACGACGATGGACAAGGTCGGCGAGCGCTTCCTGGGCAAGCGCAAGATCGGGACCACCGGCCGCGGCATCGGCCCGACGTATGCCGACAAGATGAACCGCATCGGCATACGCGTGCAGGACCTCTTCGACGAGTCCATCCTGCGGCAGAAGGTCGAGGCCGCCCTGGTCTCCAAGAACCAGATGCTCACCAAGCTCTACAACCGCCGGGCCATCGAGCCCGAGGTCGTCGTGCAGGAGCTGCTGTCCTACGTCGAGCGGCTGCGCCCGATGGTCGCCGATACCTCCCTGGAGATCTCGCAGGCGCTCGACGCGGGCAAGGTCGTGCTGTGCGAGGCCGGCCAGGCCACCCTGCTCGACGTGGACCACGGCACCTACCCCTACGTCACCTCCTCCAACGCCACCTCCGGCGGGGCGTGCACCGGCGCGGGCATCCCGCCGACCCGCGTCGACCGGGTCATCGCCATCCTCAAGGCCTTCACGACCCGCGTCGGCGAGGGTCCCTTCCCGACCGAGCTGCACGACGAGGTCGGCGACCGGCTGCGCGAGATCGGGCACGAGTTCGGGACGACGACGGGTCGCCCGCGTCGCATCGGCTGGCTCGACGTCGTCGTCGGGCGCTACGCCACCCGCATCAACGGCGTCACCGACGTCGTGATCACCAAGCTCGACAACCTCGACACCTTCGCCGAGATCCCGGTGTGCGTGGCCTACGAGATCAACGGCGAGCGCGTGGACGAGATGCCGGTCTCCCAGAGCGACTTCCACCACGCGAAGCCGATCTACGAGACCCTCCCCGGCTGGCAGGAGGACATCACCGGCTGCCGCAGCTTCGAGGAGCTGCCCGAGAACGCCCGTCGCTACGTGGAGTTCGTGGAGCAGCAGGTCGGGGCGCGGGTCTCGGTCATCGGCGTGGGCCCGGGCCGCGACGAGGTCATCGTCCGGCACGACCTGCTCGGTCGCGACTGA
- a CDS encoding chorismate mutase encodes MTQPTNPLTASEDPVLSSYRQSIDNIDAALVHLLAERFKITQKVGEYKATAELPPADPAREERQIARLRALAESAQLDPEFGEKFLRL; translated from the coding sequence ATGACCCAGCCCACGAACCCGTTGACGGCGTCGGAGGACCCGGTGCTGTCGTCATACCGCCAGAGCATCGACAACATCGACGCCGCGCTGGTCCACCTGCTCGCCGAGCGCTTCAAGATCACCCAGAAGGTCGGCGAATACAAGGCCACCGCCGAGCTGCCCCCGGCCGACCCCGCCCGCGAGGAGCGCCAGATCGCGCGCCTGCGCGCCCTTGCCGAGTCCGCCCAGCTGGACCCGGAGTTCGGCGAGAAGTTCCTGCGGTTGTGA
- a CDS encoding HelD family protein — protein MTDLHQPTAPSADEALRGELAVEQGHVDRVYSELDRASQRARLLETEGLSRGRTDRVGDVRDEEASALFERDALMFNAARRRASLENQYEGLVFGRLDIEHPPGPGQGREVRYVGRLGVRDAEYEPLVIDWRAPAAAPFYRATPAAPMDVVRRRVLRCRGDRVLGVEDDLMVPVAPDDIVVVGDGALMAALTRSRGAQMRDIVATIQQHQDEAIRAEARGVTEITGGPGTGKTVVALHRAAYLLYSDRRRFESGGVLVVGPSAAYTAYIERVLPSLGEDSVSLRALGDLVDGISTDRVDEQGAAAVKGSLRMRTVLARASRGRDPQAPTELRVMVAGHPLRLDAKALDQVRATVLRRHRRNGSWQAAVEALGQALWQRVLQQAPGSDRDEFFEAYDDHLDVEAFLRRWWRPLDPREVVLWLAQPDVLARHARGLLSPQEQALVVGSLEVALTTGTWSIADVALVDEVSSRIGIVDDLPSEERGFYEIEELDGVEQYGVSEVIVGGHRLQAPEPRAEVSPSTARERLLAGRIGEHDDYAHILVDEAQDASPMQWRALGRRGRRASWTVVGDAAQASWPVPEEAAEARLEAWREVEPRRFHMTTNYRNASEIFEYAARVIREHVPDADIPVAVRETGVDPVDRTVPAAALTEEVATAARRLLDEVEGLVTVILPPSHADLLPALDSLGDRVVAIDPLSTKGLEYDATVVVDPDAIVRETAGGIRTLYVTLTRAAHRMTVLRPA, from the coding sequence GTGACGGACCTCCACCAGCCCACCGCACCGTCCGCCGACGAGGCCCTCCGGGGCGAGCTCGCCGTCGAGCAGGGGCACGTGGACCGCGTCTACTCCGAGCTGGACCGCGCCTCCCAGCGGGCCCGGCTCCTGGAGACCGAGGGCCTGTCCCGCGGGCGCACCGATCGGGTGGGCGACGTCCGGGACGAGGAGGCGTCGGCGCTGTTCGAGCGAGATGCCTTGATGTTCAACGCGGCCCGACGTCGCGCCTCGCTGGAGAACCAGTACGAGGGGCTCGTCTTCGGCCGGCTGGACATCGAGCACCCGCCCGGTCCCGGGCAGGGCCGCGAGGTGCGCTACGTCGGCCGTCTGGGTGTGCGCGACGCGGAGTACGAGCCCCTGGTCATCGACTGGCGGGCCCCCGCGGCGGCGCCCTTCTATCGCGCCACCCCCGCCGCCCCCATGGACGTCGTGCGCCGCCGGGTGCTGCGCTGCCGCGGCGACCGGGTGCTCGGCGTCGAGGACGACCTGATGGTGCCGGTGGCCCCCGACGACATCGTCGTGGTCGGGGACGGCGCCCTGATGGCCGCGCTCACCCGCTCGCGCGGGGCCCAGATGCGCGACATCGTCGCGACCATCCAGCAGCACCAGGACGAGGCGATCCGCGCCGAGGCGCGCGGGGTCACCGAGATCACCGGCGGGCCCGGCACGGGCAAGACCGTGGTGGCCCTGCACCGTGCGGCCTACCTGCTGTACTCCGACCGACGACGGTTCGAGTCCGGCGGCGTGCTCGTCGTGGGTCCCTCGGCCGCCTACACGGCCTACATCGAGCGGGTCCTGCCGTCCCTCGGCGAGGACTCGGTGTCGCTGCGGGCGCTCGGGGACCTGGTCGACGGCATCTCCACGGACCGGGTCGACGAGCAGGGGGCCGCCGCGGTCAAGGGTTCGCTGCGGATGCGCACCGTCCTCGCCCGCGCCAGCCGCGGCCGGGACCCACAGGCCCCCACCGAGCTGCGCGTCATGGTGGCCGGTCACCCGCTGCGGCTCGACGCCAAGGCCCTGGACCAGGTGCGGGCCACGGTCCTGCGTCGCCACCGCCGCAACGGCTCCTGGCAGGCCGCCGTCGAGGCACTCGGCCAGGCGCTGTGGCAGCGGGTCCTGCAGCAGGCACCCGGCTCCGACCGGGACGAGTTCTTCGAGGCGTACGACGACCACCTGGACGTCGAGGCCTTCCTGCGGCGCTGGTGGCGCCCGCTCGACCCGCGCGAGGTCGTCCTGTGGCTGGCCCAGCCGGACGTGCTCGCCCGGCACGCCCGCGGCCTGCTGTCACCGCAGGAGCAGGCCCTGGTGGTCGGCTCCCTGGAGGTCGCCCTCACCACCGGCACCTGGTCGATCGCCGACGTCGCCCTCGTCGACGAGGTCTCCTCGCGGATCGGGATCGTGGACGACCTGCCGTCCGAGGAGCGCGGGTTCTACGAGATCGAGGAGCTCGACGGCGTCGAGCAGTACGGCGTCAGCGAGGTGATCGTCGGTGGCCACCGGCTGCAGGCCCCCGAGCCGCGGGCCGAGGTGTCGCCGTCGACGGCCCGGGAGCGCCTGCTCGCCGGCCGCATCGGTGAGCACGACGACTACGCGCACATCCTGGTCGACGAGGCGCAGGACGCCTCCCCCATGCAGTGGCGGGCCCTGGGGCGCCGGGGACGGCGCGCCTCCTGGACGGTGGTGGGCGACGCCGCCCAGGCCTCCTGGCCGGTGCCCGAGGAGGCCGCCGAGGCCCGGCTCGAGGCCTGGCGCGAGGTCGAGCCCCGGCGCTTCCACATGACCACGAACTACCGCAACGCCTCGGAGATCTTCGAGTACGCCGCCCGCGTCATCCGCGAGCACGTGCCCGACGCGGACATCCCCGTCGCGGTGCGCGAGACGGGCGTCGATCCGGTCGACCGCACGGTGCCCGCGGCCGCCCTGACCGAGGAGGTGGCGACCGCCGCCCGCCGTCTGCTGGACGAGGTCGAGGGCCTGGTCACCGTCATCCTCCCGCCCTCCCACGCCGACCTGCTGCCCGCGCTGGACTCCCTCGGGGACCGCGTCGTCGCCATCGACCCGCTGTCGACCAAGGGACTGGAGTATGACGCGACGGTCGTCGTCGACCCGGACGCGATCGTGCGGGAGACGGCCGGCGGGATCCGCACGCTCTACGTCACGCTGACCCGCGCCGCCCACCGGATGACCGTGCTCCGTCCCGCGTGA
- the purD gene encoding phosphoribosylamine--glycine ligase codes for MKVLVVGTGAREHAIVHALVQDPGVESVTAAPGNPGIAEIATCADLPGAVTDGAAVADLAERLAVDLVVIGPEAPLVAGVADVLRERGIAVFGPSARAARLEGSKAFAKEVMAAAGVPTAQARTCATEAEVAEALDAFGAPYVVKDDGLAAGKGVVVTEDRDAALAHARECLAKDEGRVVVEDFLDGPEASLFCVCDGRTVVPLALAQDFKRVSDGDTGPNTGGMGAYSPLTWAPEGLVEDVVARVARPTVDEMARRGTPFVGVLYVGLALTSRGPRVVEFNARFGDPETQVVLARLTDPLGTLLLAAATGRLGELPPLTWRPEHAVTVVVASQGYPASPVTGGPITWLEDLDRAYVLHAGTARDTDGRLVSAGGRVLSVVALGADLAQARERAYAAVDRVGLPGSHHRTDIALAAQRGEITC; via the coding sequence GTGAAGGTACTCGTCGTCGGCACCGGTGCCCGTGAGCACGCCATCGTCCACGCCCTCGTCCAGGACCCCGGGGTGGAGTCCGTCACGGCGGCGCCCGGCAACCCCGGGATCGCCGAGATCGCCACCTGCGCGGATCTGCCCGGCGCCGTCACGGACGGGGCGGCCGTGGCCGACCTGGCCGAGCGGCTCGCCGTCGACCTGGTCGTGATCGGTCCCGAGGCGCCGCTCGTCGCGGGCGTCGCCGACGTGCTGCGGGAGCGGGGGATCGCGGTCTTCGGCCCGAGCGCCCGGGCGGCGCGGCTCGAGGGCTCCAAGGCCTTCGCCAAGGAGGTCATGGCGGCGGCGGGCGTCCCCACCGCGCAGGCCCGCACCTGCGCCACCGAGGCCGAGGTGGCCGAGGCGTTGGACGCCTTCGGTGCGCCCTACGTGGTGAAGGACGACGGGCTCGCCGCGGGCAAGGGGGTCGTCGTCACCGAGGACCGTGACGCCGCCCTGGCGCACGCGCGCGAGTGCCTGGCCAAGGACGAGGGTCGGGTCGTCGTCGAGGACTTCCTCGACGGCCCGGAGGCGTCGTTGTTCTGCGTCTGCGACGGCCGGACGGTCGTGCCGCTGGCCCTGGCGCAGGACTTCAAGCGCGTCAGCGACGGAGACACCGGTCCGAACACCGGTGGCATGGGGGCCTACTCGCCGCTGACCTGGGCCCCGGAGGGGCTGGTCGAGGACGTCGTGGCGCGGGTCGCCCGGCCGACGGTCGACGAGATGGCCCGGCGCGGCACCCCCTTCGTCGGTGTGCTGTACGTCGGGCTGGCACTCACCTCCCGCGGTCCGCGGGTCGTGGAGTTCAACGCTCGCTTCGGCGACCCGGAGACCCAGGTCGTGCTCGCCCGCCTCACCGACCCGCTGGGGACCCTGCTCCTCGCGGCCGCGACCGGACGCCTCGGCGAGCTGCCGCCCCTGACCTGGCGCCCGGAGCACGCGGTCACCGTGGTCGTCGCCTCGCAGGGCTACCCCGCGAGCCCGGTCACCGGGGGCCCGATCACCTGGCTGGAGGACCTCGACCGCGCCTACGTCCTGCACGCCGGGACCGCCCGGGACACCGACGGCCGGCTGGTGTCCGCGGGCGGCCGGGTGCTGTCCGTGGTCGCGCTGGGCGCCGACCTCGCCCAGGCCCGCGAGCGCGCCTATGCCGCGGTGGACCGCGTCGGGCTCCCGGGCTCCCACCACCGCACCGACATCGCCCTGGCCGCCCAGCGCGGCGAGATCACCTGCTGA
- a CDS encoding phosphoribosylaminoimidazolesuccinocarboxamide synthase, with protein MTAPLLPGYAHVYSGKVRDLYAPLGDDGAPREDRLLLVASDRISAYDFVLETPIPDKGAVLTQLSLWWFEQLQDLVPNHVVSTDVPGEVAGRAVLVERLDMVPVECIGRAYLTGGGLEEYRAAGSVCGVALPEGLTDGSELPSPIFTPTTKAPVGEHDQPMTYAEVEAQVGAPLAARLRDLTTRILARGNDIARERGILLADTKVEYGLRPVEGGEPEVVLADEVLTPDSSRFWPAASWRPGSAQESYDKQYVRDWLTSDRSGWDRRSGEQPPALPAEVIERTRAKYVEAYEALTGRTFSA; from the coding sequence ATGACCGCGCCCCTGCTGCCCGGCTACGCCCACGTCTACTCCGGCAAGGTCCGTGATCTCTACGCGCCGCTCGGGGACGACGGCGCGCCCCGCGAGGACCGGCTGCTGCTCGTGGCCAGCGACCGCATCTCGGCGTACGACTTCGTGCTCGAGACGCCGATCCCCGACAAGGGCGCGGTGCTCACCCAGCTCAGCCTGTGGTGGTTCGAGCAGCTCCAGGACCTGGTGCCCAACCACGTCGTCTCCACGGACGTGCCGGGTGAGGTCGCCGGGCGGGCCGTGCTCGTGGAGCGGCTCGACATGGTGCCGGTGGAGTGCATCGGCCGGGCCTACCTCACCGGGGGCGGGCTGGAGGAGTATCGCGCCGCCGGATCGGTGTGCGGCGTCGCGCTCCCCGAGGGGCTCACCGACGGCTCCGAGCTGCCGTCGCCGATCTTCACCCCCACCACCAAGGCCCCGGTGGGCGAGCACGACCAGCCCATGACCTATGCCGAGGTCGAGGCGCAGGTGGGGGCTCCCCTCGCGGCGCGCCTGCGGGACCTGACCACGCGGATCCTGGCCCGGGGCAACGACATCGCCCGCGAGCGCGGCATCCTGCTCGCCGACACCAAGGTGGAGTACGGCCTGCGGCCGGTCGAGGGCGGCGAGCCCGAGGTCGTCCTGGCCGACGAGGTGCTGACGCCGGACTCGAGCCGCTTCTGGCCTGCGGCGTCCTGGCGCCCGGGCAGCGCGCAGGAGTCGTACGACAAGCAGTACGTCCGCGACTGGCTGACCTCGGACCGGTCCGGCTGGGACCGCCGCTCGGGGGAGCAGCCGCCGGCGCTGCCCGCGGAGGTCATCGAGCGCACCCGCGCCAAGTACGTCGAGGCCTACGAGGCGCTCACGGGCCGGACCTTCTCCGCCTGA
- a CDS encoding PAS domain-containing protein: MSVQSAVQPTGAEHHFGVDELFFSTTDRKGVIEQANSTFVRLSHYTHEELVGSPHNIVRHPDMPGGAFKLVWDELLAGRPACAYVNNLAKDGGSYWVFATLLPLGEGFLSVRMRPLAKDFWDASRNLYHFANPAERRAREEGASRHDAAVKGAETLAHGLSSLGIPSFEAFTRTTLPAEMAQHALYSEGLPQRPEATGPLADILECMHALDDETALLVDQLDEYAAVAGELRATAATATPTIERLASVMRSAREGAASVSEQAPELVTLAEEMGERAGSASGELTELSPRLSSLEDQVGRMRLRIALLRLHNIMVGTFAAELIDGNRPTEDIRDTRESMRLLCEALGEGAQAVATDVREVREQMGVVPDQIRAAVREVDRFRRPLYKWQDMCAESGVTDQMAEATASMEAQTQQGFSELEQLSSLAARLRLLDIPFDEQAIRGDIDAIRADLAQG; the protein is encoded by the coding sequence ATGTCGGTGCAGTCCGCCGTCCAGCCCACGGGTGCCGAGCATCACTTCGGCGTCGACGAGCTGTTCTTCTCGACGACCGACCGCAAGGGTGTCATCGAGCAGGCCAACTCGACCTTCGTGCGGTTGTCGCACTACACGCACGAGGAGCTGGTCGGGTCTCCCCACAACATCGTCCGGCACCCCGACATGCCCGGCGGCGCCTTCAAGCTCGTCTGGGACGAGCTCCTGGCCGGACGACCGGCCTGCGCCTACGTGAACAACCTCGCCAAGGACGGCGGCAGCTACTGGGTCTTCGCGACCCTGCTGCCGCTCGGCGAGGGCTTCCTGTCGGTCCGGATGCGTCCGCTGGCCAAGGACTTCTGGGACGCCTCGCGCAACCTCTACCACTTCGCCAACCCGGCCGAGCGGCGGGCCCGCGAGGAGGGTGCCTCCCGCCACGACGCCGCCGTCAAGGGCGCCGAGACGCTGGCCCACGGGCTGTCCTCCCTCGGGATCCCCTCCTTCGAGGCCTTCACCCGGACCACCCTGCCCGCGGAGATGGCGCAGCACGCGCTCTACAGCGAGGGCCTGCCCCAGCGTCCGGAGGCCACCGGGCCCCTGGCGGACATCCTCGAGTGCATGCACGCCCTCGACGACGAGACCGCCCTGCTGGTCGACCAGCTCGACGAGTACGCCGCCGTGGCCGGTGAGCTCCGGGCCACCGCGGCCACCGCCACCCCCACCATCGAGCGCCTTGCCTCCGTGATGCGCTCGGCCCGGGAGGGTGCCGCCTCCGTCAGCGAGCAGGCACCGGAGCTGGTCACCCTCGCCGAGGAGATGGGTGAGCGGGCCGGCTCGGCCTCCGGCGAGCTCACCGAGCTCTCCCCGCGGCTCAGCTCCCTGGAGGACCAGGTCGGGCGGATGCGGCTGCGCATCGCCCTGCTGCGGCTGCACAACATCATGGTGGGCACCTTCGCCGCCGAGCTGATCGACGGCAACCGGCCCACCGAGGACATCAGGGACACCCGCGAGTCGATGCGGCTGCTGTGCGAGGCGCTCGGGGAGGGCGCCCAGGCCGTGGCGACCGACGTGCGGGAGGTGCGCGAGCAGATGGGCGTGGTGCCGGACCAGATCCGGGCTGCCGTGCGCGAGGTCGACCGCTTCCGTCGCCCGCTCTACAAGTGGCAGGACATGTGCGCCGAGAGCGGTGTCACCGACCAGATGGCCGAGGCCACCGCGTCCATGGAGGCCCAGACCCAGCAG